The Ruminococcus bovis genome includes a region encoding these proteins:
- the fabK gene encoding enoyl-[acyl-carrier-protein] reductase FabK, whose protein sequence is MIDTVINKELGIQYPIFQGGMAWVADASLASGVSNAGGLGIIAAMNSNGEQLRAEIKKCKEMTDKPFGVNIMMMSPFVDEVAKVVVEEGVKVVTTGAGTPTKYMPMWTEAGIKVIPVVASVALARMVEKRGAFAVIAEGGESGGHVGDLTTMALVPQVVDAVNIPVIAAGGIADGRQIAAAFMLGAKGVQVGTRFLVCDECTIAHEYKEKVLKAKDIDTVVTGKRLGHPVRSIRNSFTKEYQACEYDRTNCDDEKLESMGTGKLRLAAREGDVKNGTVLAGQVAAMVKKEQPAKEIIEEMFAQAEETLKGATQWVK, encoded by the coding sequence ATGATTGATACTGTTATTAATAAAGAATTAGGTATTCAATACCCTATTTTTCAAGGCGGTATGGCTTGGGTTGCTGATGCTTCTTTAGCTTCCGGTGTATCTAATGCCGGTGGCCTTGGTATTATCGCTGCTATGAATTCTAACGGAGAACAACTTCGTGCAGAAATTAAGAAATGTAAAGAAATGACTGACAAACCTTTCGGTGTAAACATTATGATGATGTCACCATTCGTTGACGAAGTAGCAAAGGTTGTTGTTGAAGAAGGAGTAAAGGTTGTTACAACAGGTGCAGGTACTCCTACAAAATATATGCCAATGTGGACTGAAGCAGGTATTAAGGTTATTCCTGTAGTAGCTTCTGTTGCACTTGCAAGAATGGTTGAAAAGCGTGGTGCTTTTGCAGTTATTGCCGAAGGTGGCGAAAGTGGTGGTCATGTTGGTGACTTAACTACAATGGCTCTTGTACCTCAGGTTGTAGATGCAGTTAATATTCCTGTTATTGCAGCCGGTGGTATTGCTGACGGCAGACAGATTGCTGCTGCATTTATGTTAGGTGCTAAGGGTGTACAGGTTGGTACAAGATTCTTAGTATGTGATGAATGTACTATCGCTCATGAATATAAAGAAAAGGTCCTAAAGGCTAAGGATATTGATACTGTTGTTACAGGTAAGCGTCTAGGTCATCCTGTTCGTTCAATCAGAAATAGCTTTACTAAGGAATATCAGGCTTGTGAATATGACCGTACAAACTGTGATGATGAAAAGCTTGAAAGTATGGGTACAGGTAAGCTAAGACTTGCAGCTCGTGAAGGTGATGTAAAGAACGGTACTGTACTAGCCGGTCAGGTTGCTGCTATGGTTAAGAAAGAACAACCTGCTAAGGAAATTATTGAAGAAATGTTTGCTCAAGCTGAGGAAACACTAAAGGGAGCTACACAATGGGTAAAATAG
- a CDS encoding ACP S-malonyltransferase: MGKIALVFSGQGAQYPGMGKELYDCSPAAKAVYDMADSIREGTSNQCFNGTKEELSVTVNTQPTVFTADLAAAEAVKEKGIKIDYVAGFSLGEIAALGFSGIMSYEDAFKLVCKRAALMDKAANETPGAMVAVMKLTPERIEEIASEFDECWPVNYNSPAQTVVAMNKDNLDAFCEKIKSEKGRAVPLAVSGAFHSPYMAKAAVGLGEYLADMTLNEPTIPLYANYTAEEYSGDYKSLITNQCKNPVKWQKTVENLIANGVDTFIEVGVGKTLTGLIKKIDRNVTAIKVENKEDLDALNV, translated from the coding sequence ATGGGTAAAATAGCATTAGTATTCTCAGGTCAGGGTGCACAGTACCCGGGTATGGGCAAAGAATTATACGATTGTTCTCCTGCTGCTAAGGCAGTTTATGATATGGCTGACTCTATCAGAGAGGGTACAAGTAATCAGTGCTTTAACGGTACAAAGGAAGAACTTTCTGTTACAGTAAACACTCAGCCTACAGTTTTTACTGCTGACCTTGCTGCTGCTGAGGCAGTTAAGGAAAAAGGCATTAAGATTGATTATGTTGCCGGTTTCTCACTAGGTGAAATTGCAGCACTTGGCTTTAGTGGAATTATGAGTTATGAAGATGCTTTCAAACTTGTTTGTAAGAGAGCAGCATTAATGGATAAAGCAGCAAATGAAACTCCAGGTGCTATGGTAGCAGTTATGAAGCTAACACCTGAAAGAATTGAAGAAATTGCTTCTGAATTTGATGAGTGTTGGCCTGTTAACTACAACTCACCGGCACAGACAGTTGTTGCTATGAATAAAGATAACCTTGATGCTTTTTGTGAAAAAATCAAAAGTGAAAAAGGTAGAGCAGTACCTCTAGCAGTAAGTGGTGCATTCCACTCACCTTATATGGCTAAGGCAGCTGTTGGTCTTGGTGAATATTTAGCAGATATGACACTAAATGAACCAACTATTCCACTTTATGCAAACTATACAGCAGAAGAATATAGTGGGGACTATAAGTCACTTATTACTAATCAGTGTAAAAACCCTGTAAAGTGGCAGAAAACAGTAGAGAATTTAATTGCAAATGGTGTTGACACATTTATTGAAGTTGGTGTTGGCAAGACTTTAACAGGTCTAATTAAGAAAATTGACAGAAATGTTACTGCAATTAAGGTTGAAAATAAAGAAGATTTAGATGCACTAAATGTGTAA
- the fabG gene encoding 3-oxoacyl-[acyl-carrier-protein] reductase — MKLEGKIALVTGGSRGIGFATCKKLASEGATIIITDICDEEKAAPAIKELEEMGAKAKFYKSDVSNFESAQETVNAVIKDFGGLDILVNNAGIVRDMLMIKMTEADFDAVINVNLKGTYNMMKATYKHFMKQRSGRIISLASVVGIMGNAGQANYSASKAGIIGLTKTVAKELGGRNVTVNAIAPGYIATDMTDKLSDKAKEVMSSGIPMKRAGSPEDVANAICFLASDDASYITGEVLRVDGGMAM, encoded by the coding sequence ATGAAGTTAGAAGGTAAGATTGCTCTTGTAACAGGTGGTTCAAGAGGTATCGGTTTTGCTACTTGTAAGAAGTTAGCAAGTGAAGGTGCAACAATTATTATTACTGATATTTGTGACGAAGAAAAGGCAGCTCCTGCTATTAAAGAATTAGAAGAAATGGGAGCAAAGGCGAAGTTCTATAAGAGTGATGTTTCAAACTTTGAATCAGCACAGGAAACTGTAAATGCAGTTATTAAGGACTTTGGTGGTCTTGATATTCTTGTAAACAATGCCGGTATTGTTCGTGATATGCTAATGATTAAGATGACAGAAGCTGATTTTGATGCAGTTATCAATGTTAACCTAAAGGGTACTTACAATATGATGAAAGCAACTTATAAGCACTTTATGAAGCAGAGAAGTGGTAGAATTATCTCTCTAGCATCAGTTGTTGGTATTATGGGTAATGCCGGTCAGGCTAACTATTCAGCATCAAAGGCAGGTATCATCGGTCTAACAAAGACAGTTGCAAAGGAACTAGGTGGCAGAAATGTTACAGTTAATGCTATTGCTCCGGGTTATATTGCAACTGATATGACAGATAAGTTATCTGATAAAGCAAAAGAAGTTATGTCAAGTGGTATCCCAATGAAGAGAGCCGGTTCTCCTGAAGATGTTGCAAATGCAATTTGTTTCCTAGCTTCTGATGATGCTTCATATATTACAGGTGAAGTTCTAAGAGTTGACGGTGGTATGGCAATGTAA
- the fabF gene encoding beta-ketoacyl-ACP synthase II yields the protein MRRVVVTGIGAVTPVGNDMKTTWDNLVNGVSGIDFIPEERFSTEGLKVKIAGLVKDFEPTKYFEKKDLRKNDLYTQYAVAAATEAVEDSGILGKIEEDNFGVYVGAGIGGLESFYKNSINMEKFGARKVSPFFIPMMIANMASGTIAIKFKAKGPCVPIVTACATGANSIGEAFHAIRDGYCDAIITGGAEAAVSPLSIAGFQNCKALTTRNDPKTASIPFDKNRDGFVMGEGGACMILEEYEHAKARGAKIYAEIAGYGNTCDAHHITAPDATAETPAKAIKVAMKEANVTGDEEWYWNAHGTSTHLNDVTETKAIKMALGENAYRVNVSSTKSMTGHLFGATGALEAIVCTLALKNGIIPPTIGYTEKDEECDLNYTPNKAVKRDVNVAASTNLGFGGHNACLIFKKFMED from the coding sequence ATGAGAAGAGTAGTAGTAACTGGTATTGGAGCAGTAACTCCGGTAGGTAATGATATGAAGACAACTTGGGACAACCTTGTAAATGGTGTTTCAGGTATTGACTTTATTCCTGAAGAACGCTTTAGTACAGAAGGTCTAAAGGTTAAGATTGCTGGTTTGGTTAAAGATTTTGAACCAACAAAGTATTTTGAAAAGAAAGATTTAAGAAAGAACGATTTATATACACAGTATGCAGTTGCAGCAGCAACTGAAGCTGTAGAAGACAGTGGCATCCTAGGTAAGATTGAAGAAGATAACTTTGGTGTTTATGTAGGTGCAGGTATCGGTGGTCTTGAAAGTTTCTATAAGAACTCTATCAATATGGAAAAGTTTGGTGCAAGAAAGGTTAGCCCATTCTTTATTCCAATGATGATTGCTAATATGGCTTCCGGTACAATCGCTATTAAGTTTAAGGCAAAAGGTCCTTGTGTGCCAATCGTAACTGCTTGTGCAACAGGTGCAAACTCAATCGGTGAAGCTTTCCATGCAATCAGAGATGGTTACTGTGATGCAATTATAACAGGTGGTGCAGAAGCAGCAGTTTCTCCACTATCAATTGCCGGTTTCCAAAACTGTAAGGCACTTACAACAAGAAATGACCCTAAGACTGCATCTATCCCATTTGACAAGAACCGTGACGGTTTTGTTATGGGTGAAGGTGGTGCTTGTATGATTCTTGAAGAATATGAACACGCTAAGGCTCGTGGTGCTAAGATTTATGCTGAAATTGCCGGTTATGGTAACACTTGTGATGCTCACCATATTACTGCTCCTGATGCAACTGCCGAAACTCCTGCAAAGGCAATTAAGGTAGCTATGAAAGAAGCTAATGTTACAGGTGATGAAGAATGGTACTGGAATGCTCACGGTACATCAACTCACCTAAATGATGTAACAGAAACAAAGGCAATTAAGATGGCTCTTGGTGAAAATGCTTACAGAGTAAATGTTTCTTCAACTAAGTCAATGACAGGTCACCTATTTGGTGCTACCGGTGCATTAGAGGCTATTGTTTGTACACTTGCTCTAAAGAATGGTATTATCCCACCAACAATCGGCTACACAGAAAAAGATGAAGAATGTGACCTTAACTACACACCTAACAAGGCAGTTAAGAGAGATGTAAATGTTGCAGCATCTACTAACCTTGGTTTTGGTGGTCACAATGCTTGTCTAATCTTCAAGAAGTTTATGGAGGACTAA
- the accB gene encoding acetyl-CoA carboxylase biotin carboxyl carrier protein, giving the protein MEVFKLKKYDLDDVKRLIELANKNDLSVLEIETKKGRRIRIEKNKPVAPAVAFNAAAPAPAVAPAPVQAPVAETAPVQQSAPTPATATAPQPTGKTIKAPMVGVFYQAASPEAEPYVTVGKTVKKGDTVCIIEAMKLMNEIQAEEDGTIKEILVKNGDIIEYGQPLFVIE; this is encoded by the coding sequence ATGGAAGTTTTTAAACTAAAGAAGTATGACCTTGATGATGTTAAAAGATTAATTGAACTTGCTAATAAGAACGATTTAAGTGTTCTTGAAATAGAAACAAAAAAGGGCAGAAGAATTCGTATTGAAAAGAATAAGCCTGTTGCTCCTGCAGTAGCTTTTAATGCTGCTGCACCTGCACCGGCTGTTGCACCTGCTCCTGTACAAGCTCCTGTAGCAGAAACTGCACCTGTACAGCAGTCTGCTCCAACTCCTGCAACTGCAACTGCTCCTCAGCCTACAGGCAAAACAATTAAAGCACCTATGGTTGGTGTTTTCTATCAGGCAGCATCTCCTGAAGCCGAACCATATGTAACTGTTGGCAAGACAGTTAAAAAGGGTGATACAGTTTGTATCATTGAGGCTATGAAACTAATGAACGAAATTCAGGCAGAAGAAGATGGCACTATCAAGGAAATCCTTGTAAAGAACGGTGACATTATCGAATACGGTCAGCCACTTTTCGTTATTGAATAA
- a CDS encoding 3-hydroxyacyl-ACP dehydratase FabZ family protein gives MNQEEIKQILPHRDNMLLVERAELTGENEAKGYYTIKGDEFFLKGHFPGNPVVPGVILCEMMGQASCVLLADKVKGGTPYFTKLDGVKFKKPVLPGDTLETVATVTRVRAPFYFISTKGYVNGKLHVQAEMSFAVK, from the coding sequence ATGAATCAAGAAGAAATTAAGCAGATTTTACCTCATAGAGATAATATGCTACTTGTTGAAAGAGCAGAATTAACAGGTGAAAATGAGGCAAAAGGTTATTATACAATTAAAGGTGACGAATTTTTCTTAAAGGGTCACTTCCCTGGAAACCCTGTTGTTCCCGGTGTTATTCTTTGTGAAATGATGGGACAGGCCAGTTGTGTACTTCTTGCCGATAAGGTAAAAGGTGGTACACCTTACTTTACTAAGCTTGATGGTGTTAAGTTTAAGAAACCTGTTCTACCGGGTGACACATTGGAAACTGTTGCTACAGTTACAAGAGTAAGAGCACCATTCTATTTTATTAGTACAAAGGGTTATGTAAACGGCAAACTTCATGTTCAGGCAGAAATGTCATTTGCTGTAAAGTAA
- the accC gene encoding acetyl-CoA carboxylase biotin carboxylase subunit produces the protein MFSKILIANRGEIAVRIIRACREMGISTVAIYSEADKDALHVSLADEAYCVGPAQVGDSYLNMLNILTIAVSSGAQAIHPGYGLLSENAKFVSLCEKCNITFIGPSSQMIEDLGDKDKARKTMQKAGVPVTPGTEVIEDENEAKAAAGKIGYPILIKARSGGGGRGIRLVEKEEDFLNAFRSASSEAKSAFGDSGCYIEKFLKPVKHIEMQLLCDKHGNVLCLGERECSVQRKNQKLIEESPSPSITPEIRAKMMDAATKAAKAVNYNSVGTVEFLLDKDKNFYFMEMNTRLQVEHGVTEMVTGLDLVQWQIRVAAGCKLDKTQDQIFFHGHAIECRINAENPDKDFRPSCGKITKLHIPGGSFVRFDTAIYQDYIIPPFYDSMVGKVIVQGRTRDLAIRKMKMALSELSISGIDHNRNLQIEILSAKEFIDGSYTTDFIEEFEKRRKK, from the coding sequence ATGTTTTCAAAAATTTTAATTGCAAACCGTGGTGAAATTGCAGTAAGAATTATCAGAGCTTGTAGAGAAATGGGTATCAGCACAGTTGCTATTTATAGTGAAGCAGATAAGGATGCCCTTCATGTATCTTTAGCTGATGAGGCTTATTGTGTAGGTCCTGCTCAAGTAGGGGATAGTTACTTAAATATGCTTAATATTTTAACAATAGCTGTTTCTTCAGGTGCTCAGGCTATTCACCCGGGATACGGACTTCTTTCTGAAAATGCAAAATTTGTTTCTCTTTGCGAAAAGTGTAATATTACTTTCATTGGTCCATCTTCTCAGATGATTGAGGACCTTGGTGACAAGGATAAAGCAAGAAAAACAATGCAGAAAGCCGGTGTACCTGTTACTCCCGGTACAGAAGTTATTGAAGATGAAAATGAAGCTAAAGCAGCTGCCGGTAAGATTGGCTACCCAATTCTTATTAAAGCTCGTTCCGGTGGTGGTGGTAGAGGTATCCGTCTTGTTGAAAAAGAAGAGGATTTCCTAAACGCTTTCAGAAGTGCATCAAGTGAAGCTAAAAGTGCATTTGGTGATAGTGGTTGCTATATAGAAAAGTTCCTAAAACCGGTTAAGCATATTGAAATGCAGTTGCTTTGTGATAAGCATGGCAATGTTCTATGCCTTGGTGAAAGAGAATGTTCTGTTCAGAGAAAGAACCAAAAGTTAATTGAAGAAAGTCCTAGCCCATCAATTACTCCTGAAATCAGAGCAAAAATGATGGATGCTGCTACTAAGGCTGCTAAGGCAGTAAACTACAATTCAGTTGGTACAGTAGAATTTCTACTTGATAAGGACAAGAACTTCTACTTTATGGAAATGAACACTCGTTTGCAGGTTGAACACGGTGTTACAGAAATGGTAACAGGTCTTGACCTGGTACAGTGGCAGATTAGAGTTGCTGCCGGTTGTAAGCTGGATAAAACACAGGATCAGATTTTCTTCCATGGCCATGCTATTGAATGTAGAATTAATGCAGAAAATCCAGACAAGGACTTCCGTCCATCTTGTGGTAAGATTACAAAGTTACATATTCCCGGTGGTTCATTTGTTCGTTTTGATACTGCTATTTATCAGGATTACATTATTCCACCATTCTATGACAGTATGGTAGGTAAGGTTATTGTTCAAGGCAGAACTCGTGACCTTGCTATCAGAAAGATGAAGATGGCACTTTCTGAACTTTCAATCAGTGGTATTGACCACAACAGAAACCTACAGATTGAAATTCTTTCTGCTAAAGAATTTATTGATGGTTCTTATACAACTGATTTTATTGAAGAATTTGAGAAGAGAAGAAAAAAGTAA
- the accD gene encoding acetyl-CoA carboxylase, carboxyltransferase subunit beta, translating into MLDLFTFLKPKNELEGSNQSNNSMPFVPDSMWVKCPACNNMLLASDLKENLSVCSKCNHHFRMTARERIKIVADKGTFVEMDKDMESTDILNFPNYKEKLRIAKEKSNEKENVITGTCKIGGNDTVICVMSSDFMMGSMGTVTGEKITRAIEYATDNRLPIVIFTVSGGARMQEGVLSLMQMAKTSGAVKRHSDAGLLYITVLTDPTTGGVTASFAMEGDIILAEPKALVGFAGQRVVEQTTHTKLPKGFQRSEFLLEKGFVDSVVQRKDMKKTLAYLLSIHNPNKEVQE; encoded by the coding sequence ATGTTGGATTTATTTACTTTTTTAAAACCAAAGAATGAACTTGAGGGTTCTAACCAATCAAATAACTCAATGCCATTTGTTCCTGATTCAATGTGGGTAAAGTGTCCTGCTTGTAACAATATGCTTTTGGCAAGTGATTTGAAAGAAAACCTTAGTGTTTGCAGTAAATGTAATCATCACTTTAGAATGACTGCTAGGGAAAGAATTAAGATTGTTGCCGATAAGGGAACTTTCGTTGAAATGGATAAGGATATGGAAAGTACTGATATTCTTAATTTCCCTAACTACAAAGAAAAACTAAGAATTGCTAAGGAAAAAAGTAATGAAAAAGAAAATGTAATCACAGGTACTTGTAAAATCGGTGGCAATGATACTGTAATTTGTGTTATGTCATCAGACTTTATGATGGGTTCTATGGGTACTGTTACCGGTGAAAAGATTACCAGAGCTATTGAGTACGCTACAGACAATAGACTTCCTATTGTTATTTTCACAGTTTCAGGTGGTGCAAGAATGCAGGAAGGTGTGTTGTCACTAATGCAGATGGCAAAGACTTCCGGTGCAGTAAAGCGTCACAGTGATGCAGGTCTTCTATATATTACTGTTCTAACTGACCCAACAACAGGTGGTGTTACTGCTTCATTTGCTATGGAGGGTGATATTATCCTTGCTGAGCCAAAGGCTCTTGTTGGATTTGCAGGACAGAGAGTTGTTGAACAAACAACCCACACTAAACTTCCTAAGGGTTTCCAAAGATCAGAATTCTTACTTGAAAAAGGTTTTGTAGATTCTGTTGTACAGAGAAAAGATATGAAGAAAACTCTTGCTTATCTTCTTTCTATTCACAATCCTAACAAGGAGGTTCAAGAATAA
- a CDS encoding acetyl-CoA carboxylase carboxyltransferase subunit alpha, giving the protein MNAYDKVMAARDAKRLTAVDYINKMFGSTFIEMHGDRRFGDDKAIVGGLAMLYDQPITVIGIEKGRNTKERMNRNFGSANPEGYRKALRLMKQAEKFHRPVFCLVDTSGAYPGIGAEERGQGLAIAENLMEMMTLKTPVLSIIIGEGGSGGALALAVADEVWMLEDSIYSVISPEGCASILWKDSTKAPEASNCLKLTSHDLFDLGVIERIIREPVDSDDRKMFEGLKMLVARTFEKNMAVDTDKLIETRYARFRKFGKKD; this is encoded by the coding sequence ATGAATGCTTATGATAAGGTAATGGCAGCTAGAGATGCCAAGAGATTAACTGCCGTTGATTATATTAACAAGATGTTCGGTTCAACATTTATTGAAATGCATGGTGACAGAAGATTTGGTGATGATAAGGCTATTGTTGGTGGTTTAGCAATGCTTTATGACCAGCCAATCACAGTTATCGGTATTGAAAAAGGTAGAAATACTAAGGAAAGAATGAACCGTAACTTTGGTTCTGCTAACCCTGAGGGTTACAGAAAAGCATTAAGACTTATGAAACAAGCTGAAAAGTTCCACAGACCTGTGTTCTGTTTAGTTGATACCAGTGGTGCTTATCCGGGTATCGGTGCTGAGGAAAGAGGTCAAGGCCTTGCTATTGCTGAGAATCTTATGGAAATGATGACACTTAAAACACCTGTACTTTCCATTATTATTGGTGAGGGTGGTTCAGGTGGTGCTTTGGCACTGGCAGTTGCTGATGAAGTTTGGATGCTTGAAGACAGTATTTATTCAGTAATTTCGCCTGAAGGTTGTGCGTCAATCTTATGGAAAGATAGTACAAAAGCACCTGAGGCTTCTAACTGCTTAAAGTTAACTTCTCACGATTTGTTTGACCTTGGTGTTATCGAAAGAATTATTCGTGAACCTGTTGATAGTGATGATAGAAAAATGTTTGAGGGACTAAAAATGTTAGTTGCCAGAACATTTGAGAAGAATATGGCTGTTGACACAGATAAACTTATTGAAACAAGATATGCTCGTTTCCGTAAGTTCGGCAAGAAAGATTAA